Part of the Poecilia reticulata strain Guanapo linkage group LG2, Guppy_female_1.0+MT, whole genome shotgun sequence genome is shown below.
AAACATTTCACCAAAGCCGAGTCRATTTTGGAGCTTGAAGAATaaaactttcatatttttgGTTTGAGAAAATATCGACCCATCACAATGTTAATGCCTTAGAGAGGATTCTCTAGCGTTCGAGTGCGTAATGAGGCAATTCAGCCATTTAATTTCCTGGTGTGGACTTCGGAGGAGTTCAAAAGTTKCTGGAATCACGTCGGTGTGAAAGTTTCTCTTCTACCAGAGTTAAACTTAAATCATGAACGAGCTGGCGATCACGTACTTGTCGTTGGAGATGCTGCAGTCGATGACGGTCTTCTTGCTGGTGTTGACGATGATAAATGGAAGGTGGATGATGGAGTTTGGAGGTGGGGGTCTGTTTGCTTGCTGCTCTGTCTCTTTATTCCTCTTAACGAGGTTCTTGAAAGCTATTTGCTGTCGAGACACAAAACACGAACTGTTAAGTAGCTACCAGATGCTTTCCTGTCTGGGGTGAGGCAAATACGTATGATTTCCATTTTACACCACTGTAAAATATTCAGTACCAACTTTACTTATAtacttcattttcaaaatattcctCCCAGATCTCTCTGTTCTGCAGATCGTACTCGAATAgcttcttcatttattttaaagttagaaCCGGTTCTGCCACCATTGCACCGTCATCGAGtattggcaaaaaaataaaaattgcatcaAGTCTTTCATTAAACCTGGGGAATTTTGACCCACAGATGCcacagaattgttttaaagGATCAATATAAACTCTGGTTATCATTCAAgtgtgtaaaacaaataattgatgaaatatgttttactaCGCCACTGTATTAGCAAAGAGAGTTCAGTCCTGAACGATCCACTTCAGCACTGGTACAAGCGCTCCATTCACCTGCAGTATGAGCTCCTGCAGCTGTGATTGTTTCTGCTTAATCCTCTCCAGCCGCCTTTGTCTCTCCACCTGAAGAGCaaatcaaacagcagcagctgagacGTGGAGCTGTTGTAAAACGTTTGGAGATGGCGAGGTGGAAAAARGTTTYCTCCTCTGTACCTCCAGGTTTTGGCACTCCTGTGCGGAGTTGGTGGGCAAGCCAATCCACTTGATTTCCTTCTTCTCTTTGGAGATGATGTTCATGGCCATGAGCACGTTGAGCGCGTCGTAAACGCGCCGCCGTATGTTCTTCTGGTCATAAACGTgctgggataaaaaaaaaaaaaaggataaaaaaattgATTACCACAAAGTACGGATTTTGAATCAATTTTGCCACCGCCTCGCTTTGGAGAAAACTCCAAAACTCACCGAGTCGTTAGGCGACATGTGGTTGTCTGCAGAGCTGAATTCTGCCACCAGCTCGTCTGCCACTTCATTGTAGGTGGTGACTCCTTTCTTCTGCACCTTCTCGCACACTTTCATGGAGAAATGTCTCAGGCCCTTTCCATTCTTCTCTCCTTTCTTACCCCGCTTTCTGTGGACAGAGCCCCCCCTGCCCCGTCACTACACGTCTAAACATGGCGACACGTTACGAACTTCTTCACttggaaagacaaaaaaaaactcgcACACCTTGGAGTTTTTCACGTTTCACAAACATTATGTGGGAAGACCCATAAAGGTTGAATAAGTgtgaaatagaaacaaaataatatactttttttttttttaaatgagtacTAAATAGAGTCCACCTGATttaatctcagtgtaaattcagcttttctgtTAAGAACATTAcggaacaaacagcatcatgacgaccaaaaaataattatgacaGGCAGGTCAAGGAGAAAGCAGAGTTAGGGAAGAAAAAGCAACATCCCAAGCTCTARACATTTAACATAGCTCTGTTCAATCCAAAAATGTTACTAATTTGCCACAACTGCAAACATACCAAGACGTGACAGAAAAAGaccattaattttaaaaaaatatacaagaaGAATAAGAAACCCTgtttaaaatttgcttaaagATCATTTAGGGGAAAACGAACTTGAGCGCATTACCTTTTCCAGTGAAAAAGTGTCTGCAAAATAACTAGAACTAGGAGAATGACRTCAAtcagccagagctacagtgaACTTTTTTAGATCAAATTATGCTTCCAGATCCAAGTCGAATTCAGAATCCATGGAAACACTAGAAAATGGCTACTTGGAGAGGTTCTGCGTCCGATCCAAAAGAGCGTCAGGTGTTTGCAAAGACGAGCAAAAATGTATGTGAGCTTGTACAGATGTGCAGCTGTTACTCCACCAAATGGGTTTCAACATACATTCAACTCATAGGgactcaataaaaacaaaaatcttttacattttatttgagatgCGTTTTATGGGCGACTGTGACTCTGcgggtagagtagtcgtcttgcaatcggaaggttgtaggttcgattccagcttcctcctgccacgtgTCGATgggcccctgggcaaggcacttaaccctaAATTGCTTACCGagctgcgtatcggtgtataaatgtgtgagcgtttgtgagtgcgaatgggtgaatgtgactctagtgtaaagcgctttgagtggtcaaaaatgatcggataaagcgctatataagttcagtccatttaccattggTCCTTTTCCTCCCGCTTCATGATTATGCAATTTTATGCRTTGGTTAATGCCGtttaatctcaataaaatacccTCAGGTTTTGCTTGCATGTAATGTAACAAAACGCCATAAAAATGCAGGGAGTACGTATGCTTTTGCAAGGTGCTTTATGTTGAATTTAAGCTTCACAAAGCTCAGCAACAACTCACCCTGACGACCAGGGCGAGGCATCAGCGGGCTGGGTCTGAGTTAGGAACTGGGAGCTGGGCGTGTGCGGACTGTTTACCAGAATCGTGTTCGATACCGTCGGCCTCTGCGGCGTTCCAATCACCTGCAAAGRAGAGGGCGGAAGAAGCGGTGAGAACAATCAGACTGACCGGCGACCGTATGGGGCAGCAATCGGAAAATGTAATATTCTGTAACCGATAttctttagaaaaagaaaaaagaaatgcatttataaTAGGGTTTAGATTACATTAAAACAGTGAAGTAGTATTTTCTGGATCAGTCTGACAACAGCTAAAGGTTTTAATTAGAAATGAGCTTTCTTAAACAGCTAAAATGACTGAATGCAACTCAAGTTCAGGTTACTTTATGTGaccaagtttatttttattttttttaatcatttttactcatttgcttgtttttgttgttgctgttgttgcaaAACAATTTCCCACRTGGGCTTAATAAAGCATATAAAGTATCTGTCTACTTTAACATCAAGCAAATTTctataaatacttatttttattaatagagcagcagaaaaagaaTGGAAGACGTCGCTGGAAGACAARAACTTGATAACCATAGAGAAACAAAGCTTTTCATGAYCTTATATTACAGATGAGGtcagtaatatttcagatttcatATTCTACATCATTGTGATTTCTACCTTTGACTATGATGGTGCAGCTGATTGAATTCAAGGGGAAGTTCACATCAGGCTGTAGAGAAGCTACAGCTGCTCAGACTGAAAGGTTTGAWTCGATCAGATAAACTYGGTCCCGAGTCKYTTTTACACATCGAGGCATCAGACCATCCAAYTTCTGCTTTTCTGGAAAACGTTTCTGGACTTTTGGTGAACGTGTGCATCCCCATCAACATGAGCAGGCCTCCAGAGGATAGGTGATCTATTCCTTCGCTAAGGTGATATGTAAGCTGATTTCCGTTGTGTATACATTGCTTCAACATAATGAGATGATGGGTGTAATCCTGCTGACTGTAGGGTTGATGAGCTTAGGATCAACTGCCTGCACCTACCCCTCCGCCCGGTCACCTCGCAATGATAATGAGGGGGGGTTACAATGATAatgaggggggggggagttaCGTTACAAAAGATGAAGCAAAACTATGTTTTGGTTCGGGGTTTTTTAAGATCTGGAGAAATTTTGCAGGAATTTGTTMATTGTGGTGGCCTTACAGAGATTTATACCCACGCACTCACCATGTGTGGCACATGCTGCATGTGTGCAGCAACGTTCACATTAGACGGCCCGAGGGTTTTGGGTAGAAGCTGTTTGGGGGCAGCTGTAGGCTGGACAGTAACCAAGGACAAAACACCTGAGAGGAGACAAAGGGAGAGCAGCGATGAGGAGAACGGCGAATGAATCTCCATTGCCCCCTGTTGTTCACTTTCAAACAACAACGAATGCACCTGGACAGAAACGTGTGCATGCTTCGGGACTGGATTAGAGAAAATGATTCAGGAATATGCAGTTTTATTCAAATACTGAAGGAGAAAYAAATATTAGGSTMTACCTTTGCTAGGGCTCAGATTCTGATCGATGAAAACTTTCAGCTCTGCATTTGTTTCAATCAGACCagcctgtaaaaaaaataaaaataaaagaaaattacactTTTRCTCCATCAACAGCTAACTCATATTCCCTTTAAGTGAGCCTCGTTATTCACTTTARCCACAAACCcatttctctgtatttatttgcCGATTTTGATGTATACAAAAAATTGAAGGCAAAATRAATGCAAGTCTTAATGTCTACAATTGAAATGTACATAAAGtgtaaaagttttccttttgtctCATTCTCAAGAATGTTTCCCTTTTTAGGTCACTTAGGATGAACTAGATAATTTTCTCATatgttctttaaattaaaaaaaaaaaagtacgttCATCAGTCTTTGATGGAGTAGAATTGCCTTTAAGCTGTATGACTTGGATGAAACATTTTGGGTTTCCCTCTACAGGCTTCTTACTGTAGTTTGCTGGTATTTGAATCCATTCCTTGTAACAGAACCGGTGTTACCGATTCGAGATTTACAGGATTGAGATCAGGGCTTTGTGACACCGATTGTCgtcctgaaaacacaaaccaatTTCTCTCAACGCTTAAGAATCCGAGTCCACTTTCAAGTCCCATTTGTCCTGAAACAGACTTTTCTGAATTAAAGATTTAGTAAGTTAAATGTTATCTCATCATTCTGGCTTTGGGTAGATGGATACATTTTTGGTTGTCATCAACTGACctaaacaagaaaaagtttAGAGAAATGCAACGTCAGATACTAAGGATAAAATGTTACATGTCTTTTKGKAACTTAGAATTCCCCCTTTAGGAATTACTCATTACTGAAAACATAATTACTATTTATGTTGcttacaataaaaagaaaaaaggtagCAGGTCATTTCACTATTTTGTAMMTTTGTGGTTTTGGTCATTTCATACTCAATTTTTTCCAAGGTAGAAAAGGTGGTTTCATCACACCAGTAAATAATATCGCCAAGTCATTTTGGTTTGGAGTCACAATCTGAATATTTCATAGAAATGATYCAGCCTCAACAAGCAtcagaatcaaaataaatgaagaaagctgtaattcaaaacttttcaaagaataaaacaagCCAGACTTAAATTAAGTCAAATAATCAGGCAAAGTTATATTATCAGTTCAttataaagaagaagaaaaaaaaagatattcaaAGGTTAAAATACATGGGTATTAAATGGTTTGTTTGCatgtatgaaaaataattaggaAGAGATTAACTAGCAAAGAAATCAGGGTGGAACTGGTAGAGAGCTCCCACTGACTTGGgaaccagaaataaaaacttctgaaaGATGCTTGGTAAATGAATTAGTTTAAATTATAKcagaaaatgaataaaatgtgaataatcaGTAAAATCACATCAAARTATGACCAACATGACACTGGACCATGCCATCTACATTGGTGGCCTCAGCCTGATATCCAGTCCAAGAACTAAATCAGACTCAGGTCTGGTGCCATTGGGTCAGATTAGCCCCAACTCAAAAATGATGTAAATGCATAATTCTGTTCTTGAGGAACAGAATTTAAACTAaggattatatatatatatatatatatatatatatatatatatataatctttaAATGGCATACAAACATACTTACATCTTTAGCCATGATCCCAAAGGACCAAAAGGAGTTCTGtgtcaggataaaaaaaaatgctttatatcaCTCAATCTTCAGAtccctgcaaaataaaaagaagaataaattattacaatGACTGGAACATTTCTAGTTTTACtcaataataatatatttaaataattaagccCAGGTCAGATGTATATTCGCATGTTTTCAAAGGATCATTTGAACTTATTTGTGAACTAAGGCCCAGTACAATTTGCTGACTGGGAAGCACACTATAGAAAGCTAACTACATCTCTATGGTTAGCTCCAATTTCTCCTTCATATTGGCAAACATACGGAAGATGTGATCAACCTGCTTTACTTTTAACCCCGGCAGCCTTTGAGAGACGCATCTGAATACATTTCCCATGTAGAAAAGCACATTAGACCATCCCTAGATGCTCTGAACTTTTACTACGCTAAGAGTGCACAAGGCCTACTTCAGGTACCGAGCACGTCCGGAGGAGAGGCATCGTCCAACTTCTGCTACAGGTCACGAAAGCACGCTAACTTTATCACAACACCGCAAAACTACCGATGTGGCTTCACCGACAGGGCTATATAGCCACAGACAGTGGGGCTTCACGCCACAGCAGCAGCCTTCACATCATATGTTGACAGCAATGTAGAAATCTTTTGTTGACTGCAGCTAGCTAACCGTCCCTGCTAACAGCGAGTCAGGTTCAGCTCGCTGCTGCTAGCCTGCTACTATAGTTAGCTCCTGCACGCTTTGAGCCGATTCACAACAAATTCAGAGAACCCCGCTCCCCTGCTGCACAATACAGCCTCGTCCGAACAAGAGCTGCcactgtgaaaaataaatggacaTTCACCACGTTAAATAGAGTTAAAGTGGTGAATCTGTGCACTTACGAGTGCACTCTCTTGT
Proteins encoded:
- the tfdp1a gene encoding transcription factor Dp-1a, producing the protein MAKDAGLIETNAELKVFIDQNLSPSKGVLSLVTVQPTAAPKQLLPKTLGPSNVNVAAHMQHVPHMVIGTPQRPTVSNTILVNSPHTPSSQFLTQTQPADASPWSSGKRGKKGEKNGKGLRHFSMKVCEKVQKKGVTTYNEVADELVAEFSSADNHMSPNDSHVYDQKNIRRRVYDALNVLMAMNIISKEKKEIKWIGLPTNSAQECQNLEVERQRRLERIKQKQSQLQELILQQIAFKNLVKRNKETEQQANRPPPPNSIIHLPFIIVNTSKKTVIDCSISNDKFEYLFNFDSMFEIHDDIEVLKRMGMACGLEVGKCSPENLKIARSLVPKALEPYVIEMAKGPISNVYITGGSSANGGRYTASDGCTDGTMASSSNDSHYSGSRVETPVSYMGDDDEEDEYEENDDED